TTTCTTTGATAGCTGTAAAACTATCATGGAAAAGTTTAACTTTATCATCAGGCAGTAAATTTTTACAGTAGTCAATAGCCTTAAGATCTTTATCCGTTCCAATTAATAAGCCATCACCGGCTATTAATTTATCTACAATAGCCTCTGAATGACCGCCACGACCCAGCGTTCCATCAAAATAAATACCACCAGACTTTATATTTAAATATTTTATTGTCTTTTCTAATAAAACTGGATTATGTTCTGACATAATTATTCCACCTACTTCACAATATAATAATTTTATATACCAAGGTCCTCCATTGTAGCAGCAATATCTTCATGAGATTCCTCTGCCTCTACCATGAATTCATCCCATTTTTCTTTAGACCATAATTCAATTCTATTTGCTAAACCAATTATAACTATCTCCTTATTTAAATCTGCATAATCTCTTAAATTCTGAGGTAGACTAATTCTACCCTGTTTATCAAGATTTGATTGATCAGCACCGGAAAAGAAGAATCTAGTAAAACTTCTAGCATTCTTGCTAGTTATAGGCAACTCTTTCAGCTTACTCTCTAAGATTTTCCATTCTTTAATCGGGTATAGAAATAGGCAATTATCCAGTCCACGGGTTATAACAAAATCTCCATCAAGATTTTCTCTAAACTTAGCCGGCATCGTTACCCGGCCCTTTTTATCCATATTATGTACAAACTCTCCCATAAACATACCTATTTCACCCCCATATCTACCACTTTGACCCACAATATACCACTCTCATACTAACTTATTCTTCTTCGAGCCAAAAACTCCTTTTTTATTTTGGGGTTTTTTACAAAAAAATTCCCCTTTTTCAAGGGGAATAGTTAAAAAGAACTACTCATTATCAACTTAATCCTCTTTTCTGTTATGCTGTGAGATGTAAAATACCTTCAATTTCAAAGTTATTAAGAATTAAATATCATATAAACCAGTAAAGATCTGATATAGGTTTGATCCTATATTCACCCAGTACTAACCCAGTATCAACCCAGTACCAACCCAGTACCAACCCAGTACCAACCCAGTCCTAAAACACAACTGGCTTATTAATTGCCCTTCTCCTGGTTAATTGTATTATATTATTTGTCAAAAATAATTATAAAACTCCTAAAACATAAAATTATAGCTTAATTGAGGATCCCCCCAATTAAGCTATAATAATTAATCATGATATTTCAATAAGTTTCTGTAATAGATCCGAATAATCTAAACCACTTGACTCCCACATCCTGGCATACATACTTTTAGGTGTGAATCCTGGCATTGTATTAATTTCATTAATTAAAATATTATTTTCATGATCCAGGAAGAAATCAATTCTTGCCAGGCCACTACAGTTTAGCAACTGAAAAGTTTTTTCAGCTAAATAACGAACCTCTTCTACTACTTTATCATCTAAATCAGCCGGGGTCATTAAGACAGTATTATCAGAAAAGTATTTAGCATCATAATCATAAAAATCATTGGCAGGGATAATCTCACCAGGCAATGAAGATATACAACCTTCAGCCGTTTCAAGCACTGAACATTCAATTTCCCTTCCTTCAACGGCAGCCTCTATTAAAATTCTATTATCATA
The genomic region above belongs to Halonatronomonas betaini and contains:
- the mraZ gene encoding division/cell wall cluster transcriptional repressor MraZ — protein: MFMGEFVHNMDKKGRVTMPAKFRENLDGDFVITRGLDNCLFLYPIKEWKILESKLKELPITSKNARSFTRFFFSGADQSNLDKQGRISLPQNLRDYADLNKEIVIIGLANRIELWSKEKWDEFMVEAEESHEDIAATMEDLGI